AAATCTTACATGTAGTCTGTAGTGGCTTGTGTCATATAAAAGCTTAGCTTTCGTGGGTTCACGCTAAGCATGTGTCATTAGTACTGGTGGATTATGTGTTGTAAAAGGTTTTTAGGTCCCACGATTTGTTCAGTCTGACGATTTCACAATGATTCGGGCAATTATTTGTGCATACTTAATGCTAAGTACAAAATTATGGCTTATTGGACCATCTCATCATTCTCATGTGTGTTAGAGTTGTATCTGGAGCTTTTCTTTACGAACAACTGTATTGCATTTTGGGCCATTCAGTTGGTGGGATATACTCCTATCATGATATACTGCATATTCAAGTTCTTTGTAGTGATTTTGAAGTGAATCAGGCTAATTATAAGGCGGAAACTTTGGTGCATTCTTTAATCCCAAGTGtaattttctttctatttgcACTTTAGTGGATTATGTGTGCTTCTTTTTAGtataatataaaataaattatGCTAGCTGTTTAAGTCTGCTATCTGGCCATCCATTTGCTGTCACTAAAAGACAGTCACCATTTGTTCACCTGAGTTCCTAAATGATGATGCATTTCATGCCTTGATTGATCCTTAAATTGAAATTGTCTGCGCTGTGTCAGTAGAACCTTATTGTAATTCTACATCCTGATGGTGATATGATTGTTTGATATTTCCATTAGTGTATACTATTAGACAACGAGAAAAATTCACCTTTGGTATTGCCGTAGTGGAGGACTGGCCTACCTGAGCTTCCTTGATTTCACTTGATATGTTTCATATCTCTATAAATGTTCATTTGAAATTATCAAATTACTTTCTATGTGATGGTAGAAGCTCAAGCCTGACTTTACAAGCAGATAGCATTATGACTATTTGGCACAATTGTTGGTGCAAATGGGGTCAGGAGAGATGCTTAATTTACCCAAGAGTGTTGGGTACACGATCACATGAATGGGTACTGGAGCTAAATGGCAGCAAAGCTTTTGTGTTTTCCATACGATCTactatatatattatttgtttTTTTACTGGATTTTTGGCACCTTTGTGAGCCCCAAGTGGACATTTGATAGTATATGCAATTGTAGTGTCTTTGATCAGTTTTTTCCCAGCGCAATGTAAGATTTGTTTCGTTTCATCTTTCACCCTTAGTAATTGTGTATATAGGTAAGTTACTTCTAAGCATTTATGGATAATTTTGTGTCTTGCCCATGTTATTACCCTGGAAGGAGCATTTGGCTCTGCTATTTGTAGAAAgcaaaagtttgggttttgaggTTACAGCTTACAGACCAAGCATTGAATTGGTTCTTCTGTGAAGTAACCAGAAACCAGCTGAAACAGTTAGAACCAAAATATAGCAGTAGTATGAGTCATGTTACTGCACTTTCTTTGCTATAACAGAGGCAAGAACAGTCATACTTATATGTTCTGCATGCATCGGCtgttttctttgttttggtCTCTCAGAAACAATTTTTTGTTTTGGCAACCTATTTTAATAACTTATCACATCCTGATCGCAGAGAAGCTTATTGTGCTGCTAAGAGATGGACGGAAACTGCTTGGCACCCTGTGCTCATTTGATCAGTTTGGTAAGACAATTTTACACCCACTTTCCTAAGTGTTTGCTTTCAATTATATTTTCGGCCATTAATGTTCTGCTTCTTTATTTTACTTTGCAGCAAATGTTGTTCTTCAGGGTGCTTGTGAACGAGTAATTGTTGGGGAGCAATATTGTGATGTTCCTCTTGGTCTATATGTGATACGGGGAGAGAATGTTGTTTTGATTGGAGAATTGGTAATGACCTCTGTTGCATTAGAAAGTGCCCATGGCCAAACTCATATCTCCATGTTGATGTTATAAATATGGTATTGCATTGAGCAGGACCGCGAAAAGGAGGAACTCCCTGCTCACATGACATGTGTCTCAGAAGCAGAAATTAGAAAGGTACGCACTTATACTCGGTCTATTCTTGTTTTGAAGCATTTTTTGTGTGTTTAGCTAATTCTTTTCTTCAAATGCAACTTAGCTCTATCCTTCACCCTAACCTTTTGTATTCCATGCATTTGTGTTCTTGCTAATATTGAAATGGGCTCTACTGCTTGTCTCCAACTCAATATAATGCCTTTAGTCTCTGTCTCTAGGCATATACAGGTTACATGCATGTTGATATCCTAGTGTTACAGATCAACAgttctgttttttttccctGAAGGCCAATTCTAAAGGTGGCACTGAAATGTCCATTATTTTGCTCTTCAACTGGGCATTCCACTAATGGCCACGGTTTCGGCCTTACAGAAAAACAGATAATAATTGGGATGTAGACTTGCTTGCATTAAATGGTAGACACATTGGTATGGCCCTGTTTTATTGTATAGAAAGCAAAAGGTCCAGAGGACTATTTCAGTTAACGATCAACTGATAGTACATAGGATCCAGGATGGAGCACGCTGCTTCTAGGAGAAAGAATTTAAATCTCTTTTTTCATGGCACAACTTGGCCCCAAAAGTCGTCCACCTGATTGTGCGtccttttttttataaaatgttagaaaaatctTGCAttgaagtattttttttttaGGTTGGCTCGCTAGAGTGTGCTAGACTCCTTTTGTATTGTTATCTTACCGTCGCAACTAATAATATCCCATCTGTACCCAGGCTGAGAAGGCGGAAAGGGAAGCAAGAGACCTGAAAGGCACGATGAGGAAACGGATGGAGTTCCTAGACTTCGACTAGATTCCTCGTATGCCATGGTAGTTGCTGCCCCCCTATTGTGGCCGCGTTGTTTTTAGTGGCAGCTTGTGTTATTATTACATGTCTGAAAAATGAAAGCCTGATGGTTGCGGTGTATCCCGGTCGCATCCCTCTTGTTTAACCAGGACGCTTCGGGTTGATGGAAAACAGATTCTTTCGTGGCAGCGCCGCTTGATATTCCCGTCTCTTGCAACTTTGTCACCTCCCTCTTTCTGCTTGCATGAAGATGCAAAGATGCCCTTCGCCCCCGTTGTCATTTGCTACAGTGCCCTGCTGCCTTGTCGGGATTCCATGTATCGCGCTACTGTGCATCTGGTTGGATCTGGGGCCGGTGCCACCACGCCCTGGCCTTCAGCCTTGCAGGTATTCTCGACCCGATCCATCAAGCTGCCAATCAGCAGCTCAGCTCAACTTGGTCCGCTGACCTGGCCTAGTGGTCTTGCAATAATAATCTCTCCATACTCCACTCTGCTGCTTCCCGATCAGCTCAACGGACATGCAAGTGAAGATGAGTGTCCGAGCGTCCCTTTCCCTGCCCCTGTCCTCCTTTTCTCCATGCCCATCCTCCGGCCGGCCTGTCAGTCAGAGGAACAGCGCGGTCGCCAACGGCACCACTGTGGGGGGCGTCAGTGTTACCGAACGCTGAGGGTGAGGGAGCAGCCATGATGGCACGAAAAGGCACGCTGCTGGTACCAAGCGAGCATTAATGAGCAGTGACCCCGCTGTTACCGGCACCAATCacccatggccatggccgtggcctCCTCCTCCAACCTCCCTGACGCCAACAGGACGCTGAAGCGATCGAGCGGGCGTTTCGCCCAATGATCAAGCGGAGCTTGCTAGCTCGTAGTAGCAGTCTAGTACAGACCGGCAGATCGATCCCATCCGATCCCTCCAGTTTGAGGAGGAGCCAACCACGTTCGGCTGCCTTGCACTTGCACGCACGGTAGGTCGGCCGCCTCCGTTGATTAATGCGGCGTGCCGGGCAGCGCACATGGCGGTGCGAGGCCGGCCGGCAGGGGGCGGGGCACCTGCGCGGCCGCGCGCCATCCTCAtccgccggcccggccggccatTGAAGGCGGCAGCGGGCAGCGGGCATGTGGGCTAGCTATACCTccaccggcggcgggcgggtcgCCGGTAGGTCCGCGTCCGAGCGCgtccgcccggccggccggccgaacTTCACCTGCCGACTGCCGTGCGAGCGCACGGGACCGGACGCGGGATCCGCAGAGACGAGGCAGGCGTTCAACTCAATGGCGGCGTGATGGGGCTCACGTGCGATCCGCCAGGTCGCCTACCGAACTACTACTACCATACACGCTGTTGGAAAGCCTGCCGTGCCCCAGTCGGCAGCTCGTGCTGCCGTACCGCTGGCTGCTCCCGCCGGAACTGAAGAAGATCACGGGAAgtgtcgtcgccgtcgtcgccgtgtGAATGCACGAACAGGGAGTACATGTACAGGATTGGTTGATTCGCAAGTCATGCAACCGAAGTGAATCGTCTGGAGGAGGGAACAGAAACCAGCTATACTCTTGCGTTAAGATTGATCAGCAGCCAGTACAAACAGTATGTGCCGTAACACAGTGGCTTGGGCTACTTTTTTCTTTCTAATTAAGCTACATTAAGGGATCGATCGAAAACAATAATAATCTGTAAGTAACGCCCCCATGATTGGAGCTGCGGCAGCGCACTGTTCCACAGTACTGCTGCAGATGCTTCTTCGTTGCCttaagaagcaaaaaaaaaaaaaaagaagaagaagaagaagaaggaggaggaggaggaagaagatagcACAGTGCGCTCCTGTACACGATCCACCTGCTGTCAGACGCGCACACCATGCACGCGCGGTCTCTCGAGTTCGCCGCACGCCGACGCGCCGCGGCGCGTCGCCGGCAACTAATGCGTCAGCGATCAGtcccgcgcgcgcgtcgcggaGAGCGCGGCCAGACAAACTCGAGCTAGGcctgcgcgccggcggcgcgcttcATCCGCGCGACGGGGACGAAGGGTGCGGCGAAGTAGGGCTCCACGCCCGCCCACGGCGGGtgggcgcagggcggcggcgcccccgccgggTGGTGGCCCTGgcccgccagcgccgccacgcaGAGCTCCGCGAggcgccacgccgcgcgccgcagccaccgccggagcctgaaccctcggcgcgccgccggcgcgcgcgcgccggggccgccgccgagccggacGACGTGGACCTTCCGGCGCCCGTGGCGGGCCAGGCGGAACgagtgcggcgcggcggcgcggcgaggcccgACGACGACGCACGGCGCCTCCCCCATTCTTGCCCTCTCTTGGCACGGTCCTTTGCCTGTGATCGactgatcttcttcttcttctcctccttcacTCTGCTCGCTCTGCAGCTCCTCTCTTCCTCTTGCCGCCGCGCCGGTCTCCTGCTTCTTCCCGTGCTCCCGTCCGAGTATATAAAGGGTGGAGGGCACCGGACACTCGCACGGTTGAGCTGAGCCAGTGTGCAGCGTGCACGCGTATTTTTAAACTAATTAAATAATGATAAAGAGCGGGGGAAATATTAAAAAGCG
This sequence is a window from Panicum virgatum strain AP13 chromosome 7K, P.virgatum_v5, whole genome shotgun sequence. Protein-coding genes within it:
- the LOC120641135 gene encoding uncharacterized protein LOC120641135, translating into MGEAPCVVVGPRRAAAPHSFRLARHGRRKVHVVRLGGGPGARAPAARRGFRLRRWLRRAAWRLAELCVAALAGQGHHPAGAPPPCAHPPWAGVEPYFAAPFVPVARMKRAAGAQA
- the LOC120641134 gene encoding sm-like protein LSM1B; protein product: MSWAGPDEILLSTSLAGFLDKKLIVLLRDGRKLLGTLCSFDQFANVVLQGACERVIVGEQYCDVPLGLYVIRGENVVLIGELDREKEELPAHMTCVSEAEIRKAEKAEREARDLKGTMRKRMEFLDFD